The nucleotide window CGGCCACAGCGACCATCGCAGCCGATGGCACGTATACAGTGGATGCGGACATCTCCGGCCTGGTGGATGGTGACTTAACCATCAATGCGGTAGCGAACGATAACAACGGTACCGAACAAACTGCTTCCACGAACGATGAGCTGGATAATGTCGAAGGTGATCTGACGGTCAGCAGCACGGTTACCGACGGTAGCATCACAGTGTCCGGCAGCTCGGTCGATATGGCCGAGGGTACAGAAGTCGCTATTACCATTACCGATGAAAATGGCGATACCGTTACCACGACAGCGATTGTGGATGGTGACGGCAACTACAGCACCAATGCGGACATCTCCGGCCTGGTTGACGGTGATTTAACCATCAATGCTGTCGCTGAGGATAACAACGGTACCGAACAGACTGCTTCGACGAATGATGAGCTGGACAATGTAGCCGGTGATCTGACGGTTGCCAGCTCAGTGACTGATGGCAGCATTACTGTTTCTGGTAGCTCGGTCGATATGGCTGAGGGTACGGAAGTCGCTATTACCATTACCGATGAAAATGGCGATACCGTTACCACGACAGCGATTGTGGATGGTGACGGCAACTACAGCACCAATGCGGACATCTCGGGCCTGGTTGACGGTGACTTAACCATTAATGCTGTCGCGAATGACAACAACGATACTGAACAGACTGCTTCCACGAACGATGAGCTGGATAACGTGGACGGCAGCCTGAGTGCTGACTCGACTGTCACTGATGGTACCGTGACGGTGAGCGGTGGGTCGACTGACTTACCGGAAGGCGCGGAAGTCGCGATCACAATCACCGATGCGAACGGTGATACCGTTGAAACCACAGCAACGGTGGATGCGAACGGTGACTATACGGTTGATGCGGATGTGTCCGGTCTGGTTGATGGCGAGCTGACGATTGATGCGTCTGCGACGGATAATAACGGTGAAACGGTTACTGCGACCGATACCGCTGAGCTGGATAATGTCGAAGGTGATCTGACGGTCAACAGTTCAGTAACTGACGGTAACATCACCGTGTCCGGCAGCTCGGTGGATATGGCGGAAGGCACAGAAGTAAGCATCACTATTACCGACGCGAATGGTGACACGGTTACGGCAACTGCTACTGTTGGTGCTGACGGTAATTACACCGTGGATGCGGATATCTCCGGCCTGGTGGATGGTGACTTAACCATTAATGCTGTCGCGAATGACAACAACGATACTGAACAGACTGCTTCCACGAACGATGAGCTGGATAACGTGGACGGCAGCCTGAGTGCTGATGCGACCGTCACTGACGGTACGGTAACCGTGAGCGGTGGCTCGACGGACTTACCGGAAGGCACGGAAGTGGCGATCACGATCACCGATGCGAACGGTGGCACCGTTGAAACCACAGCCACCGTGGATGCGAACGGTGACTATACGGTTGATGCGGATGTGTCCGGTCTGGTCGATGGTGAACTGACGATTGATGCGTCGGCGACGGATAATAACGGTGAAACGGTTACTGCGACCGATACAGCAGAGCTGGATACCACGGCTCCAACATTGACGATAAACGCCCCGGATACCAACGACACAACGCCGATACTGAGTGGTACGTCGGATGAAATTGGTGCAACAATCAGTGTGACGGTCACCGATGCCAATAATCAAACCCAGACCTTAACGGCGATTGTTGCTGCAGATGGTAGCTGGACTGTGGATGTAGCGGATGAATTGGCAGAAGGTACTTACACAGTGCAGGCGTCGGTTGAAGATGATGCGGGTAATGAAGCGGTAGCTAACACCCAAGGCGAAATTGATTTAACAGCACCTACTTTGACCCTGGAAGTGCCAACTAACGTGAACGATACCACACCAACCATAAGCGGAACTTCCGATGAAATTGGTGGCACAGTCTACTTAGTGGTGACGGATGCGGACGGTAATGAACAGCAACTTGAAGCAACGGTTGATAACAATGGTAACTGGCAGGTTGATGCTGAAATTCCGTTAGCGGTGGGTGAGTATACTGTTAGCGCGACAATTTCTGATGACGTGGGTAACCAGGCTCAGGCAAGCCAGAGCGAAGGCACGATTGAACCATCAGTTACTATTGTTGATTTTGAGCTGAATTCAGAAGTAGGCGTTAACGTTACTGACTCGATTTGGAGCGGTGGAGTATCGAATAACCAGTTCGGTATCGTTTCGAATTATTCTGTAAATGAGAATGACTCTAATCAACGCGTTAATAGTCGAGATATTGACGACGATGATACTCGAAATTTAAATATTACCTCACAAGAAGGTAGTAACGAAACTTACTTGTTTGCGGTAGGTGATACGTACATAGTTTCTTATGACAAGTATGTAGGGAGAGAGTGGAGCTGGGACGAGTTTAAATGGGTTGAAGTTTGGGAAACTATTGAATTAGAAATGACCGTAACACGTTCAGATGTTCAGGGCTTTAACGGTCAAGATGCTGATTTACTGGTTCTGACTGGCACCCTCCCTGATGGAACACCTGTTACCATGGTTATGGATTCCGATGGTATCCAGAATAGTACCAACTATTACGTCAACGACCTTTACGACACTGACGTTGGCTTCAGAGAATTCACGGTCAATGGCGAAGCAGCTGTAAACTCAACGGTAACTATCGAGCAAGTTGACGAAAATGGTAATGTCATAGACTCAGCTACTGTTACGAGCGATGCTAATGGCCAGTGGAGCTACGATGTCGGTCAATTAGAAGGGCGCTCCGGCATTCTCAAGGTGACCTCTATAGACCAATACGGTAACGAATCCGTCGATGAGAAAAACTTCTTATTCGGTGAAACGAATAACGAGAATACTCTGGAAGGCTCTGGTAGCAGTGATCTTATTGTCGGTGGTCTTGAAGACGATAGTATTACTGGCGGACAAGATTCTGACGTCCTTATTGGCGGTGGCGGTAACGATACCTTCGTCTGGAACAACGACGACGAAGGAACCGTTAATATTCCTGAGGCTGATACCATTCAGGACTTCACTTTAGGTAATTTCTCCAGTGATGAAGATGCGGATCGCTTAGATCTTTCGGACTTATTGCAAGGTGAGAGCACAGGCACTATCGATAATTACCTATACGCCGAAGATGATGGTAACGGTAATACCGTGTTGCACATTAATTCTGAGGGTAACCTTGGCACTGATAACGCTGACCAGGTAGTGACGCTTCAGGACGTGCAAATGGCAGATGGTCAATCATCGAGCGACTTTATTCAACAAATGTTAAACGATGGTCAATTGTTGATAGACAATGGCAGCTCCGCTTCCACACAAAGCAGCAGCGAAGGAGCTTCCATTGATTTACATCAAACTAATAAGCTGTCTGGCTTAGAGTAGTTCTTATGACCTAGTACAAACGGGCTAGATCCTGACTTAAATTGGTTAGGACTCTAGCTCGTCTATTTTCTAGTCTAATAGTAAGTGTTATAATCTTTCGAAAATAAATTGTTACAATTGTACTAGCTTCTATTAGGAGAATCTCGTGAAACTATTGGTTAGACGGCTGTCTGGCTGCTTGCTTGCTGGCTTATTTGCATCTGCTGTATACGCTCAGGAAGCAGAACCGAATGACACGAAAGTGTTAGAAGCGGTTATGCAGGCTGTTGAAAACAACCCGGAAGTCTTAAAGCAGTGGTATGAAATGCGAGCGGTTAGCAGTGATGTGGCCAGAGCTCGGGGCGCTTACGGCCCTCAGTTGGACGCTTCTACTTCGTATAACTATACAAAAAGAGACTATTCGTTAAACGAGGAGTTTAGCGGTAACCGCGTTAGCCTCGATTATCGGCAGCTTTTATTTGATGGTTTTGAGACATCTAACTTAGTTGAGCGTTTTCAAGAACTTCAATTAGTTCGGTATTATGAGTTAAAAACAGTTGCAGAGAATGTTGGTTATGCGGCTTTTGAGGCGTACCTTGATGTTGCAACCAACCGTGAACTGGTAAAACTGGCGCGCGATAACGTTGAAAAGCATCGTGATGTTTATGAGCAAATAGAAGAAAGTGCTTCAGCCGGTGTCGCCCGAAACGCTGATTTAGAACAAATTAATGGACGCTTGGCACTGGCGTTAAATAACTTAGAAACTCAGCGCTCTAACCTGCATGATGTTATTAGCCGTTACCTGCGTATTGTTGGCGAATTACCGCCGCAACAAACATCCAACGTGGTTGTTTCTGAAACCTTCCTTCCGGCAGGGACTGAAGAAGCGATGAGCCTGGCGAATAGAACGAACCCTGAACTCCATGCAGCGCTTAGAAACATACGTGCAGAAAGAAAACAGTTAACGTCAAATAAGCGTGGTGCATACTCGCCTAAACTGAGCTTAGTTGCCAGCCAAAGCTATTCTGAATTGGACGATAACGGTTTTGATAACCATCAAAATGACACGCAGGTTGGTCTGCAGTTACGTTTTAATATTTTAAACGGTGGTCGCGACTACGCTGAGATTCGTCGTACGGTTTCTCAGGTGAACTCTGCGGAGCAACAAAGAAATTTAGTTTGTCGTAATATCAACCAAACCATTCAGGTTGAAATGAATCAAATTGAAAGTTTACGCGACAGAATTCCTCAGTTGCGTCAACACAAACTCTCTTCAGGCAAAGTACGTACTGCCTACAAAGACCAGTTTGATTTAGGCCAGCGTTCGCTGCTGGATGTGTTGGATTCTGAAAATGAGTATTTTGAAGCCAGTATTGCTCTTGCTGAAGCCGAAACCGACTTGGAGCAGGCAAAAGCCAAGCTTCTGGCGAGCATGGGATTATTGTTGAATTCTCTAAATATTGATTCAAGCAAACTAAACTCAAATAAAGACTTT belongs to Idiomarina sp. PL1-037 and includes:
- a CDS encoding TolC family outer membrane protein, which translates into the protein MKLLVRRLSGCLLAGLFASAVYAQEAEPNDTKVLEAVMQAVENNPEVLKQWYEMRAVSSDVARARGAYGPQLDASTSYNYTKRDYSLNEEFSGNRVSLDYRQLLFDGFETSNLVERFQELQLVRYYELKTVAENVGYAAFEAYLDVATNRELVKLARDNVEKHRDVYEQIEESASAGVARNADLEQINGRLALALNNLETQRSNLHDVISRYLRIVGELPPQQTSNVVVSETFLPAGTEEAMSLANRTNPELHAALRNIRAERKQLTSNKRGAYSPKLSLVASQSYSELDDNGFDNHQNDTQVGLQLRFNILNGGRDYAEIRRTVSQVNSAEQQRNLVCRNINQTIQVEMNQIESLRDRIPQLRQHKLSSGKVRTAYKDQFDLGQRSLLDVLDSENEYFEASIALAEAETDLEQAKAKLLASMGLLLNSLNIDSSKLNSNKDFEVPDLQVNLDFACPVKRVTTAYYE